The genomic interval AATGAGCCCCTACAGAGAGACCATGACTACAGCATGAACCAGGACGAGCTGGAGAACCTGGCCACTGTCCAGaggtacgctgtgtgtgtgcgtgtgtgtgtgtgtgctgctggagAGTGGATATAGCAGGCCTATCCCAGTTGCTGAATTGGGTCTATTCCCTGACCCAGAACATTGGACTCCCTCTTGTACTTGTATGGGGTCTGGTCTTAAAGCTAGTTACGTtccttctgcttcctgtgtgtcgGCTAATGTCTTCTGTTCTGAGTACAGTAGAGGACAGAAGTATTTTATTGACCCCCATCGGAAATGTGCACAGTTACAGCTGCATTGACACATCACAATGCAGTATATACATTATACCAAATATACAAAGTATCATCATTAGTAAGGCTTGGTCATAGTAGCTCCACTTTCACAACCTGTCTGGATAACGCTTGAAAAGTTGGAGTTGAATTTTTTCTTTCATAACCGCGTTAAATCCTTCTCAACCCCTTTATCTCTCCGCTATTTTCTACCATCTCTGActcgctctttctccctctcttgtcctgtattctctttccttctcctctccggcACCTGTCTCTGCAGACTCCTGGGACAGCTGGATGAGACGGAGACGGCGTTTGATGATTTCTGGGAGCGGCACCAGACCAAGCTGGAGCAGTGTCTGCAGCTCCGCCATTTTGAGCACCACTTTCGCGAGGTCAGTAGAATTGTGGGAGTTGTAGTTCCAGCCATCTGCTTGTGAAAGCACATGTTTGTAATGCCAGAAGTGGATTGGATGAGTTTTTAGTGAGACATCGCTTTTTCCGAGGTCAATAAGTCGCTTGGTGAACTTCACCCAGCTCTATATACATGACAGCCAGGAGGCAGTAGCTCATAGGACTTTGATGAGTTACAATATTGTCATGTGTCCCTTTGAAGGATAGAAATGTGCTTACCCAATGTTGTACCCTAGAAGGAAATATTCTGTGTGTGAACTATGTCTGTACTTGTTAACTGTGATGTATGCAAGGCATTCTGAAACCTTCTACCCCACTCAGTAGAACCATGATTCTCTAGGAAGAAATGGTTTGATGATCAGAGCTCACACTGATAAACATCTGGTCAAACCTTTTGATAGTCTGAAGTCTTTCCTCAGACCCTGAATGAACAATCATCACAACATAACTGAGTGGGTGTGCACTGTGTACTTTCTGGTGGCTCTGTGTGCGTttgctaactgtgtgtgtgtgtgtgtgtgtgtgtgtgtgtgtgtaggtgcgtgcCCAGCTGGATGTGATGGCAGAAAGACTGGCAGGATTCTCTGAGGTTGGCATCAGCCCTGGTCACGCTGAACACATCCTACGAGAACTCAGCAACCAGGAAGAAAAAGCATGTGTaagaaacacccacacacacacccccacacacacacacataccccctccccccacacacacacacagacacataaaaacacaccaaacacacacacacaccccccccagacacacacacacagacacacacggtgaACAGTGAGGGTTGCTTGAAGAGTGGAGCAGTGAGGACGAGGAACTGCTGTTCCTCCAGAGGCCCAGCTCAGCTTCACCAGCTCATCCATCTCCACTGACACCACTGACTCTGCAGGCGCCACAGCCGCATAGAACCCTGCGCGCACGTATACAcatacaggtatacacacacacgtgataaCATCCACATGCTGTAATCCTCAGGGTAGACGGTTGTTTGTGATGATAGGTTTTAGGCTCAATGCATTCACACGTGATCACGAACGCACACACGGAAATTCTGCATGCGCGTGCATGCATCGCTGTCTTTCAGAGATCCTTCAAATGATAGTGTCAATGAAGCAATCCATTTTTATATTGCGCCCACCCACCCCTACCCACTCACTGTGAGAGGCTGCATAGATGGAGGTagcaggggaaagagagggggggaaaagagagcgggagaaagggggaggagggagcgagagggacgTATGTGAGGAGGAACTATGGTGGAAGGCCTATTGGTGCACTGCAGTCTGCTGAGtggcaggatggagggggggtggagtgggggaatagaggagggagaggggaggcactGCAGCCCCCATGTGGCCTGCCTCATCAGCGCAGCCATGTGATTCTGGTTGTGCACCCTTGTCATAAATGCCCTCCATGTTTGTGTCATACGACTGGAAAATGGGGCTTACGTAGGCAGGGTTGTCCTTCAGCGGTGCATTATGGATTATGTCATTTTTGTACATGCAGGAATTCTTGTGTATGCAGTAAATTATGCGATTTCTGTCTGTTTGAGGATGTGGGaattgtacttgtgtgtgtgtgtgtgttatgtgtatgtactcatgtatgtgtgtgtctgtaggagaTGTTTGACCGGGCCCTAGCCCTggcgggggagggagacggCCTGATCTCTGGGGCCCACTATGCTGAGGACTCCATCAGGCCCAAGTGCAGTGAGCTGCGGGGGGTGTATGAGGAGCTCGCCTGCATCCTGAGGACCAAGAAGAGCCTGCTGCTCAGGGCCATGGAGCTGCACCACTGCCTGGAGAAGGTGATGGGACCTGGGctctgggtctggggtctggggtcagtctcCGTATAGGACTGGATGAAGGTGTCAGTGTGTCACTATGTGTTCCATCAACTAACCTGCTAGTTCTCTTGTCATTATAACATTTACCCTCtgactcccctcccctgccccccaggcCTCCCGCTGGTGCGAGGAGGGGATCTACCTCCTGGCCTTCCAGCCCGTGGACCGGTGCCAGACCCAGGATGGCGCCCAGGCCGCCCTACACGAGCTGGAGCGCTACCTGGACACGGCAGCCGAACACACCCTCACCGACCTGGCGGGGATCTGGAGGGACTACGAGGCGGTGCTCTGCCCCGAGCTCAGGGTGAGGCGGCGGAGGGATACGTAGTGGATGGAGACAGAGTAGAGTGTTTTTGGTGATGCGGTAGAGAGTGAGTGTAATTGTCCTTCatcttctttatctctctctctctctctttctctttctctctctctctctctatctctctatctctgtgtgtgtgtgtgtaacaggaccAGGTGGAGAGGGTGTTCCAGAAGCAGGCGTCCATGCAGGAGATGTTtgagaagaggagagtgagTCTGAAGAAGCTAGCAGCCAAACAGACCAGACCGGTCCAGCCTGTGGCTCCCAGGCCTGAGGCCATCATcaagtctcctgtctcctctcctggtgAGTCCCTCTGAGACTCtctctggctcacacacacacccacacaatctcacacaaacacactgtttgTTGTCTTACATTTGCACAAACACGCACTCTCTGGTCTCAAACTGGTCTCTGGTGTCTTTATCCTACTTCTCACCCTATTGTGGTGTAATCTGCCTCGTATTGTAACCACCTAATCTTTGGTGTTTAACCTTGTTCGCCCTCTGGTCTCTTTGTCACAGCACCTAGGACACAGGAGGAGAAGCTCTCTGAGGAAAACATACTGAATGCAAGCATCTGTAAAAAAGTAGGAATCGTACCAAAACTCTTCAAATCATCTGGCTTTGctttttccttttctctttttaatACTGTGTCAATAGACTTGTTTAACTTTGTtgtctgtcgtgtgtgtgtgtgtgtgggggtgtgtgtgtgtgtgtgtgtgtgtgtgcgtgtgtgcgtgtgtgtgtgcgtgcgtgcgtgcgtgcgtgcgcgtgcgtgcgtgtgtgtgtgtgtgtaggtggactcTCTCCTCCAGAACGGCAGCAGCAGACATGCCTCCCtctctgaagaggaggagaacctGGCTATTCTCAGACGGTAAGACACGTGGGGGGTCAGGAGTCAGGAGTTCAGGTCAAGAAGCCAAAAGACTACTGTTCTCTTCGATGTAGCAATTTGAACATACTGTCTCAATGCAGTACTAACGTTCACCAAAATGAGAATAAGTATTATTATCACTAAGAACAAATACATGAATTAGTTTAAGTCATGTTGGTGTGTAATTTGTCCCCCTAGTCACGTGATGAATGAGTTGTTGGAGACAGAACGGGCCTACGTGGAGGAGCTACTGTGTGTACTGCAGGTGAGTCATTACCCCCTCTGACCACCAGAGGGCGTCAATGATCTATCTTCTGAGGTTGTAGTAAAAACAATTGTGTTAGACACTTTAGCCTTGGGTCATTAAATAACCATTAGGTATAATACTAAGAAGCATAGGTAAAATAGGTAGCATACTCCCAATGCTAAAATAGCTTTTCCTAAAGCACCAATAATTACACTTGTCTGTGTAGTTGTATGATCATATTTTAATTGTACTCTGGTGATGTTATAAGACTAGTGTTTATTCAGTTATTAAATAATTGTGTTAACAATCTTTTTATTTCAGGGTTACGCTGCTGAGATGGACAACCCAGCCCTGGTCCATCTCATCCCCACCACTCTGGTCAACAAGAAGGACATTCTGTTTGGCAACATGCCAGAGATCTACCAGTTCCACAAGAGGTGACCATGCCTACCACCCTACCCTAATTTACTGAACCTTAACTTACCCTACTTACCTaactctaactctcctcccttagactctcttctcttcctcttttcttgcctttcctttctcttccctcccatttcctcctctcctccctgatcTGGATCTTCATAGACTCCATAGTGCTGACCTCTATTCCTCTCTGTTCCAGAACCTTCCTCAAAGAGCTGGAGAACTACACTGACTGTCCTGAGCTTGTTGGTCGATGTTTCctagagagggtgggtggattTTTAATACAAATTTAGTATTCTATTGTGCAACAGTAATGTATCTTTTAGCCTTTTCTGTTCCTGACCTGTGTCGAGGTACTATTTTACATACTTTAAACTCTAAAATCCAGTAGTTTTATTGGCATTCAATAATTTTGTAACTGTCACTTTGTGCAAACGTATTGTGAGTGTTTGAGTCAGGTGGGTGCAGTTTGAATTTGTTGGGGGGGACAGCTAATTGGTGCCAGGCACCAGACAAAAGTAGCTGCACACAGATAAGGAACCGCATGACTTGTGTTGATTTGGTTTGTTCTCTTCTTAGATGGGTGACCTGGAGATCTATGAGAAATACTGCCAGAACAAGCCTCGCTCAGAGAGCCTTTGGCGGCAGTGTTCAGACTGTGCCTTCTTCCAGGTACCCTTTCAtctctcacctctcaccccAGACTAGCTTACTTTGGGAGAGACTTGGGTTCAAtctgtgctggtgtgtttgCTGGGTTCCAGGAATGCCAGAAGAAGCTGGAACACAAACTGGGGCTGGACTCCTACCTCCTCAAACCTGTTCAAAGGATAACCAAGTATCAGCTAATACTGAAGGTGAGTTcaactaactgtgtgtgtgtgtgtgtgtgtgtgtgcattacgtTACCAAACTGTGTATGCGCTCTACAGGAGTTGCTGAAGTACAGTAAGGGGTGCGATGGTTCAGAGGACCTGCAGGAGGCGTTGTCCTCCATCCTGGGCATCCTGAAGGCCGTCAACGACTCAATGCACCTCATCGCCATAACAGGATATGAGGTAAGCAAGCCCCCAATGTCACATCCTGTACACCCCCCCATCAAACCCCACTAAAGGGCTTggtgtacatgcgtgtgtgcaaAAATGATGCTGAGTCACGCCTATTCATTGACGTATGAACGAATCAGTGAATGGACAGCCTGGCTCTTTGTGTAACAAAGGAGcgctgtgtttacatttacatttcttcatttagccatttagcagacgcttttatccaagcgacttccaagagagagctttacaaagtgcataggtcactgataataacaacaagatagccccaaaaacattgcgggtagccaaaacatgaagcacatattgtgaacaaccaaaataagtctcaaagggaagaaccataagagcatgtcgTTAAACAACGAGTTTAACTTGCATTTCCTTTTTAAAcagcccatctctctctctctctctctctctctcttccttccgtcCCAGGCCAACCTGTCGGACCTGGGCCGTCTCCTGATGCAGGGCTCGTTCAGCGTGTGGACGGAGCACAAGAAGGGCCACGCCAAGGTCAAGGACCTGGCGCGCTTCAAGCCCATGCAGAGGCACCTGTTCCTGCACGAGAAGGCCCTGCTGTTCtgcaagaggagggaggagaacggGGAGGGCTACGAGAAGGCCCCCTCCTACAGCTTCAAACACTCGCTCAACGTGAGTGCGGCCGGCTCGCACGCTCATGTCCGGCCACCGTGTTGATCAGTCGAGGCCCGCGGGAAGATCTGGGGTTGTTGGGGGGGCTGTCGCTGGTTTGTTTACAatttccctctctgctcccctggtGTCCCTCggccctcctcctttcccctgcttgtcgcccccaccctccctcatcCAGATGAGTGCGGTGGGCATCACAGAGAACGCCAAGGGGGACAACAAGAAGTTTGAAATCTGGTGCAACTCCAGAGAGGAGGTGTTCATTGTCCAGGTGAGGCACAGAGGAAATATAACTACACTCTTCTATTGACCTCTATTTTATCTAGAAGTCTGGAGTCTAGAGTAGGATTTGGAATTACGTTAGAAGGCCAATCATTTAGGAAACATACTGCATGTCAGTTTTGTGATAATAtgatctcctccaggctgcGACCCCCGAGATCAAGACGTCATGGGTGAACGAGATTCGGAAGGTTCTTACTGGCCAGCTAAAGGCCTGCAGAGGTACACAGACaaccatattcacacacaccattgtCTCTGGCATTCCAAAGTTGATACATGACAAATAGCTTATTGCTACTAAACCAACAGAAAAAAACTATCTCTGTATGCATAAGGATTGTTAGATAACTGTGAACAACCCCTGTCTTTCAGAAGCAAGCCAACTGAAAAGCTCAGAATCAACATCCCCGAGCAACAATAACTCATCTGTTTCTCTCAGgtcagcttcacacacacaaacacgagcatgccatgcatacacacatacacatttaatGGAccattttcctgtgtgtgtgtttatgtgttcttGCAGTCCTTTCAGAAGTAGCCAGAAAGGTGTGAAGAAACAGGAAGATAAAAAGGCAGAGCCCACACTACCATCTGATTCAAACTCCTCCCCCAAGCAGAAAGGTGAGTGGTTAGCAGAGAGGAAGTCAAACACCCCAAGTTAATGTTGTTCCCTCTTTCTACTGCCACAGATGGTACATTCGTGCAGTATCGATTTCCTGATTCttcctctgggtctctctcacTTTACTTTCTGCTCTTTTAATAAACTAATCTGAccttctccttttttctttcccccCACTGCATTTCGTTTCTTCTCTCAATCGCTCCCACTGCCTCATCCTTCTCGCTCTATTTGTcgtgctttctctctccctccctccctctccctccctctctctctccctctctccctccctctctctctctctctctctctctctctatctctctctatcactctctctcccatggtTATAGAGGACACAGTGACCAGTCCAACCACAGACAGGGCCTCAGTGGCTAAAAAACGCTTTACCTTACAGGGCTTCAGCAATCTAAAGAGCCAGAAAGGTAACAGTCCAGTAGTCCCTAAATGGCACTAGTCTTCACTGTACACATTTGAGTCCTGTTACCCAGTCCCATGAAAGATAACAACACATTTAGACTTGTGAGGAATGTCAAGTGAATCGTTCTATGCTTTTCTTTTCAGACATTCTTCCCCCTGGTGGTAAAAGTCTAACATTACCCATGGTCACACTCTGTCCACCAGGTACTGAGCCTAAGGCATTGTGGGACTTGTAGTTTAGGTACTTTCAGGTTTCAGATACAACATCTGAGTAAAGCCACATTCTAGAAATAGGTTCTaggttctagaaggttctttTTGGACGAGAGTCTGTTGGTTAgatcttcgttgtttgtatCTGAATCTGGATTTGGACTTGTAGCTGTAGTTATAGTCATATACTAGAGATTGTTACAGTAGAAGATTAGAGTTTAGTGCACGGAACAGTATAACATTTATTTATAAATTATTATTTACTCCCTTTCCTCACTGTAAAACACATCCCAGAGATGACTATGTATTCACTGTAATactatatttcatttatttcTTCGCTTTTCTCAAAGTAAGGATTTCCATTGTTTTAGTTAGaggctctctttcttctttctctccgctGCTTTTCTTTTCGTACACTTTATCTTAAAacccttttcttcctcctcctcttccctctctctgcctctcctctgactGTGGCCAGGATCTCCTCTGAGCCCTGACCTCAAAACCAAACACCAGCTGAGAAAGAGTGATCCTACTCCCTTTGGCTTTAAAGGTATTGGAGCCCATTCGAGGGCCTACAGCCACCATGCTGTGGGCTGTTCCTACCGTGTGTGACTAGCATCCCCGACCCCCTCCCCCATTAGCATGCTCCCCACACTCAGCACCTCGCTGTCTCCACACCGTGTCCATCCTCACTGTGTTTAGTGGACAGATCCATGGTTAAAAGCACCTTTGGTTTGTCTCATTCAGTGGGGCTGTGTGGttgccaccctccccccccatccagtGTGTAGATCCCAGCACCATCACCAAGCCCCATCCTTAGTACACTGACCACTGGGTGACTGGTTTGGGGATGAACATCACCGTACTGACTGTTTCTTgataggtgtatgtgtgtttataagTTGACTGGGGAGGTTTTGTCCTTTTTATTTAAATGTCCTCTTctgtacattgctttggataaaattgTCACTAAATTAATACATGACATACATTACATTAAATAAAATTATATTAATTGGAAGACTaaacaaagagaaaaaaaaagctggctggctggttgacaaGTGCTcgtgcagacaggcagacagacagacagacagtctgtcCGGACGGGACTGACATGTTTttccgtccctccatccctccctcagagTCTCCTCATGTGTCTCTGAGCAGGGTCAAGTGGCTCAGCACCTCTAGCCTGCTACAGTCCAAGAGGAGAGGTACGGTAGGCCTCTAACCACGGACCTCAGCCCCCTTAACGAGATGCCACGATGAAAGCACCGAAGGCGCAAACTAGTTTAACCGATAGAATAACCAAGTCTTTTTccagaggatggaggtgggaaaACAGGTGCAGTTAAGAACGATCTGTAAGCCACGACCTGTTATGTGTCGATCGATGGAAAAGCGCCGTCTCATCGTCGCATCTCTGTGTAGGGCTCTGgtcctggctgtgtgctgtgctcctccactcccttctcCAACAgactccttccacctctctggtctctctggacaCAAACTGTGGTGTCACAACCTCCTCCCTCAGATCATGCTCCTCAGACCATGTTATGGAGGGTTCCAATTGGGGTTTTCTGGTTCTGTATTGCTATCAGCTTGATCTTCTCGAGTGCTCTGGTGAACTGTGCTCACATtccaattatttttttaaattgagcTTCTTTGCTTCTACATTAAATGAATCAATGTCCTCATCTTTCAGCCCTCCATACCCTGGAGTGTCATTTCTCTTCATCTTTAGAGCCTTCCCTTTTGGGCATGACAAAAGTGACATCCGATACAATGTCGTTTATGATTGTATCATCATGACAACATGACCTACAAAGTCCCAAATGAACTCATAAAACTCCTTCAGTTCTCTAAACATTCAGCCTTATGtttcccgctctccctctctctgtctccctctctctgtctccctctctctgtctccctctctctgtctccctctctctgtctccctctctctgtctccctctctctgtctccctctctctgtctccctctctctgtctccctctctctgtctccctctctctgtctccctctctctgtctccctctctctgtctccctctctctcctcaccaggCTGGAACAAGGCTTCCCTCTCAGTGGACGCATCAGAAGAGCATGATGGGTACTCTAGCGCTGAGGACCCCCTGAACTCTGATgctgaggatgagggaggaaggaagctgGTGAGTCAACATGGAGATTATGATATGGGCTTCAGGGGATCTACAGTTTTCTTTTTATTCGCCTCTCTACCTTCTTAGTATGGATCAGATATAGTTAAACAGTGGAACAAACTTCTGCATAAAACACTATTGTATGTACCATAATGTTCccgtattttattttatatctgGTCAGCGTCTGCCTAGGCCTGAGTCATCTGAGTAGGTGTGTGACCGTTGACCTGTTTTCCCAGGCCCCTGGCAGATACACTGTGGTGGCGGACTACGAGAAGGGAGGGGCCCAGGAGCTGTCCGTCAAGAGTGGGGACATGGTCCAACTgattagagagggagaggacagccaATGGTACATTGCCCTCTCATTCTCCATAAAACGATTATTAaaccatatatatatttatttatattaggGATGCATCAATACCACTATCGGTATCGGGCCCGATACCAAGCTCACATACTAAAAATACCCCCCAATATTAAAGACCGATACCTCATGTGACGTAACTGACAGAATGTTCCGTGCACAGAGACGGCAGCAGCAGACACAATGTCAGCCTCAAGGGTGTGGAAATACTTCAAAATTAATGACATCAAAACCACACATTGTGAACTGCATGCTTTGTTCTGCATTAATATCAAGAGGAGGTATGAAACCCAGTACATATAATACAAGTAACCTGATAAAACATCTGAAGTATCGGTATCGGCGAGTaccagaaaaaaaatattggtACTTGTACTCGTCCTTAAAAAtatggtatatatatatatatatatatatatatatatatatatatatatatatatatagcgcaTACTTGAATCAAAGTGACACCTCGTTAGCAtttgtgtgttgcatgagttcTGAAGTCTGTGTTCCACAGAGGTGACGGGGTGTGTGTTGATACTGAACTCCCCAGGTTCGTAAGGAATCTGCGGAGCAGCAAAGAAGGCTGGGTAGCAGCAGCAAACCTCCTCACTTTCATCTCAGAGTCCAAGTCCTCACAGTCTCTCAGCAGCTcaggtactgtgtgtgcgtgcgtgcgcgcgtgcacGCGCGTGCGTGCGAGATAAAGTTACTAattctgtttttttcttcaagCCTTTCTTTCCTAATTTCTATCTATTCATTCCATCTTCTTTCACCCTCGCTAATTACAATGACGTGATTTTCCTGTTTGTTGTCTGTCATAATCCAGAGGGCAGTGTGTCGGGCCACCTCAGCACTTCCTCCAGCTGCAGTGAGACGGGGACCTACACAAGCTTCTCTGACATCAAGCCCTGAGGACACGCCTCTTCACTGCTTCAGAACTACCTTGTGGTCAACTCTTTGAATGACACGTGCACTTTTCtaccacaaacactcacacacacagtgtgttgaCACAGTAACAGAGGCAGCTTGGAATTAAGCAAACAGACAGCTCTAAGTTGGCTCACCATTCCTTCAGTGTGAAAGGAGGTGTTTACTTTCGAACTGCTCTCCACTCATCACAGCTCTCAGGAATCAAGGAAGGTGTTTATGTACACAGTTCCCTGAGTTTGGGAGTGGGATTGGCCCTGGTTGGAGCAGGTGAGTGAGAAGCTGTTTTTGTTGAAACAGTGACTAGACTGTCACTAGGGCCAGTGTAGGGGGTAGACGTGATCTAccctctggcccctcccccagtgGTGTGACAGGAGTTTCGTCCCACCTGTTTATCTCACCTGTCCTGCGTCACCAACCTCACTAAcagccttgcccccccccctcccctcatacaaacacatacttgTGCTAACAAAGAGATGAGATGAGGAAGAACCAGGAAATTGCacttaaccccccctccccttcctcagcACGGACACAGAAAACCACACCTCAGTCTCTGTCGTGGacccctggtctctccaggAGAACCTGTGTGTTGTAAGACTTCTTGTTGTAAGAAGTCTGTCAGAATGTCCTCAGTCCTTCAGGAGATAATGTTATATTTCATGTGTCACTGTTTCCCCAAGGTTACTATAAACATGAAGACATGTCCATTGACTTTTTAAATGTGTGCCTCTTAGTAGGCAGATGGGTGCATAACACAAAAACTACTGTCCTAGACCAagtaataaataaaacaaaacttaTATTAAATAAACACATTACTGTCAGTGTACAGTTCCAACAGGGCACATTATTTTTACAATGTAAATTCCAAGACGTTTAACATTGTATAACTCAAATCAGAAGAGTAATATTGTTGTGTGGAAGGTTTTTGAACTTGCATGACGACACCTGTACTCTGGCCCCAGATCTGAAGCCATGGCCTTCCACCCAGCACCAGGCTGCTTCCAGACATGAGATATACACTTCCTGTATTATTGTCAGTGAGAAGGTTATGTTGCAGAACAAACTGAGAGAAATGTACGTTTTAGAGCTGTAATCATTCTCTGCGGTCTTGACTAGGGAACAGCTCTGTTACATTACATATCTGTCTGTTTTGTTCTTGGTCAAGTTCTCTTCTGAACAAGATTTCTTTTTGGTCGTTGGTCTTTCATGGTCAATTTCAATCAGGAACCTGAGTTCAGGGATATCCTGCCTCTCACAATGACTCAAGTCAGATGGATCCCACACAAGACCTCTGAGGGGTCAGATTCCTACAAAAATGAAAGAATGTCGTAGTTTCATGTGGTCTGAAACAACTGTGAAAACTGAACCAGAGAGTGTGGACTCTCTATGGCATTATTGATCAATATGTAAAGGTTAACTTATTTTATCATGAAATGACATTTGTACAGATATCACCTTATACCTCAGATTTGTCTTTGAATATATGTATATTGGCTATGAAGACTCTAATGTTTTGGTGGATCACGGTCTTATTGTGTATCAAAGAGATTTTATTGACTTTTGTGGCATGGTTCCAATGTCGTTGTCTACTCCCTGGTGAAAATTGAACTGTCATGTGTCTGAATTTTAACAAGACACACAATTTTAAGTGTCTCACCAGACTCAATAAAGGTTTTAAACATTTTTTATAATTTGTCAGAAACTATTGTATTACTAGGTGTCATCTGTATAGGACACCACATTCATTGTTAGTATCACTATTCCTTTTCTACGAAAATGCTAAATAACTCAGAACTGCTTATTAACACTTTCACACTGAAACTATACCTATAGTACATGTATGATAAGACTGATCATGACTTGACCATAGGTCAGAATTGTCTGCATTCAAAATGTGATAGGACTCTATAGTAACAAACCAATAGTGCAAATAGAAAGATCAAAGGTctgaagtgcatagttctacagACTTTGAGGTAAGAACCAAGGAACACTATATTTACTAGCCTTAT from Osmerus eperlanus chromosome 21, fOsmEpe2.1, whole genome shotgun sequence carries:
- the mcf2la gene encoding guanine nucleotide exchange factor DBS isoform X3, yielding MSVAELVQEGQEAGSGVLPRLGQVVHSLTLSMGPLGQGKPQGSTSKRPSSTEDPTTDDIMQQESCRLYAADIGPDLRKQFAFLSGGRGGNGSPIIVFPEFPAFGELQEEEFHNVLRYLTSVPSVSASGVGFILVIDRRQDRWAAVKGTLLRIAGSFPGILHQVLVLRPNTLLQRTLSDIFFKFNRDEFKMKVVMLSSVTELHAYIDRTQLTQELGGTQEYCHDAWISHRTAIEAFALMVKTTAQTLQAFGTELAETELPNDAQATITLLGTHTAKKDRMKEDLCVALAQGGHLLESINEPLQRDHDYSMNQDELENLATVQRLLGQLDETETAFDDFWERHQTKLEQCLQLRHFEHHFREVRAQLDVMAERLAGFSEVGISPGHAEHILRELSNQEEKACEMFDRALALAGEGDGLISGAHYAEDSIRPKCSELRGVYEELACILRTKKSLLLRAMELHHCLEKASRWCEEGIYLLAFQPVDRCQTQDGAQAALHELERYLDTAAEHTLTDLAGIWRDYEAVLCPELRDQVERVFQKQASMQEMFEKRRVSLKKLAAKQTRPVQPVAPRPEAIIKSPVSSPAPRTQEEKLSEENILNASICKKVDSLLQNGSSRHASLSEEEENLAILRRHVMNELLETERAYVEELLCVLQGYAAEMDNPALVHLIPTTLVNKKDILFGNMPEIYQFHKRTFLKELENYTDCPELVGRCFLERMGDLEIYEKYCQNKPRSESLWRQCSDCAFFQECQKKLEHKLGLDSYLLKPVQRITKYQLILKELLKYSKGCDGSEDLQEALSSILGILKAVNDSMHLIAITGYEANLSDLGRLLMQGSFSVWTEHKKGHAKVKDLARFKPMQRHLFLHEKALLFCKRREENGEGYEKAPSYSFKHSLNMSAVGITENAKGDNKKFEIWCNSREEVFIVQAATPEIKTSWVNEIRKVLTGQLKACREASQLKSSESTSPSNNNSSVSLSPFRSSQKGVKKQEDKKAEPTLPSDSNSSPKQKEDTVTSPTTDRASVAKKRFTLQGFSNLKSQKDILPPGGKSLTLPMVTLCPPGSPLSPDLKTKHQLRKSDPTPFGFKESPHVSLSRVKWLSTSSLLQSKRRGWNKASLSVDASEEHDGYSSAEDPLNSDAEDEGGRKLAPGRYTVVADYEKGGAQELSVKSGDMVQLIREGEDSQWFVRNLRSSKEGWVAAANLLTFISESKSSQSLSSSEGSVSGHLSTSSSCSETGTYTSFSDIKP
- the mcf2la gene encoding guanine nucleotide exchange factor DBS isoform X6, which codes for MALNRVSLLCHDITRMWLQLKMMTDDIMQQESCRLYAADIGPDLRKQFAFLSGGRGGNGSPIIVFPEFPAFGELQEEEFHNVLRYLTSVPSVSASGVGFILVIDRRQDRWAAVKGTLLRIAGSFPGILHQVLVLRPNTLLQRTLSDIFFKFNRDEFKMKVPVVMLSSVTELHAYIDRTQLTQELGGTQEYCHDAWISHRTAIEAFALMVKTTAQTLQAFGTELAETELPNDAQATITLLGTHTAKKDRMKEDLCVALAQGGHLLESINEPLQRDHDYSMNQDELENLATVQRLLGQLDETETAFDDFWERHQTKLEQCLQLRHFEHHFREVRAQLDVMAERLAGFSEVGISPGHAEHILRELSNQEEKACEMFDRALALAGEGDGLISGAHYAEDSIRPKCSELRGVYEELACILRTKKSLLLRAMELHHCLEKASRWCEEGIYLLAFQPVDRCQTQDGAQAALHELERYLDTAAEHTLTDLAGIWRDYEAVLCPELRDQVERVFQKQASMQEMFEKRRVSLKKLAAKQTRPVQPVAPRPEAIIKSPVSSPAPRTQEEKLSEENILNASICKKVDSLLQNGSSRHASLSEEEENLAILRRHVMNELLETERAYVEELLCVLQGYAAEMDNPALVHLIPTTLVNKKDILFGNMPEIYQFHKRTFLKELENYTDCPELVGRCFLERMGDLEIYEKYCQNKPRSESLWRQCSDCAFFQECQKKLEHKLGLDSYLLKPVQRITKYQLILKELLKYSKGCDGSEDLQEALSSILGILKAVNDSMHLIAITGYEANLSDLGRLLMQGSFSVWTEHKKGHAKVKDLARFKPMQRHLFLHEKALLFCKRREENGEGYEKAPSYSFKHSLNMSAVGITENAKGDNKKFEIWCNSREEVFIVQAATPEIKTSWVNEIRKVLTGQLKACREASQLKSSESTSPSNNNSSVSLSPFRSSQKGVKKQEDKKAEPTLPSDSNSSPKQKEDTVTSPTTDRASVAKKRFTLQGFSNLKSQKDILPPGGKSLTLPMVTLCPPGSPLSPDLKTKHQLRKSDPTPFGFKESPHVSLSRVKWLSTSSLLQSKRRGWNKASLSVDASEEHDGYSSAEDPLNSDAEDEGGRKLAPGRYTVVADYEKGGAQELSVKSGDMVQLIREGEDSQWFVRNLRSSKEGWVAAANLLTFISESKSSQSLSSSEGSVSGHLSTSSSCSETGTYTSFSDIKP